The proteins below come from a single Aegilops tauschii subsp. strangulata cultivar AL8/78 chromosome 6, Aet v6.0, whole genome shotgun sequence genomic window:
- the LOC109748864 gene encoding 3'-5' exonuclease-like, with translation MAEGYNTDVLMDDGTMIHTTVTSSSLDVQRFIEEVQGSQIRIAGLDAEWRPNRTRGAQQYPIAVLQLCVDRRCLVYQIIHGTGIPISLCSFLYLSGFTFVGVGIADDAKRLRDEYSLLVSNAVDLRELAANSSHRPRPELRRAGLKDLALAVMGPRIAKPPEVTMSDWEAPSLSRERSRSWPYGEAGRSRPCRNRRAASLPPTPWKHTSWVSCQLEAPFPCGFKGMPGEEGNDAETIICVKCFSGL, from the exons ATGGCGGAAGGATACAACACCGACGTCCTTATGGACGACGGCACCATGATCCACACCACCGTGACGTCCTCGTCCCTCGACGTCCAGCGCTTCATCGAGGAGGTGCAGGGGTCCCAGATCCGCATCGCCGGCCTGGACGCCGAGTGGCGCCCCAACCGCACTAGAGGCGCCCAGCAGTACCCAATCGCCGTCCTCCAGCTCTGCGTCGACCGCCGCTGCCTCGTGTACCAGATCATCCACGGCACCGGCATCCCCATCTCGCTGTGCAGCTTCCTCTACCTCTCCGGCTTCACCTTCGTCGGCGTCGGGATTGCCGACGACGCGAAACGCCTGCGTGACGAGTACAGCCTTTTGGTGTCCAACGCGGTCGACCTGAGGGAGCTGGCGGCGAACTCGTCGCATCGGCCACGGCCGGAGCTGCGGCGGGCCGGGCTGAAAGACTTGGCGCTCGCGGTAATGGGGCCGCGCATCGCGAAGCCACCAGAGGTGACAATGAGCGACTGGGAGGCGCCGTCGCTGTCCAGGGAGCGGTCGA GAAGTTGGCCATATGGAGAAGCTGGGCGTTCAAGGCCATGCCGCAACAGGAGGGCCGCGTCCCTGCCTCCGACGCCATGGAAG CATACCTCGTGGGTTAGCTGTCAATTAGAAGCACCATTCCCATGCGGGTTCAAGGGCATGCCAGGAGAGGAGGGCAACGATGCAGAAACCATCATCTGTGTCAAGTGTTTTAGTGGGCTGTAG